A genomic window from Silene latifolia isolate original U9 population chromosome Y, ASM4854445v1, whole genome shotgun sequence includes:
- the LOC141631827 gene encoding uncharacterized protein LOC141631827 encodes MTKKGEGNPTPKIDVMSPYYLDSHDIPSQKITHVKLYSDNYEEWSRSMRMSLKSRRKFGFCDGSIPKPTDNNHLEQWEVFNCTLVQWIMHSIDPTIKGSISHLEDDCPLWDDLAERFSTVDDSKIHGLKSDLHDCRRCSCPSIF; translated from the exons ATGACTAAGAAAGGTGAAGGAAACCCCACCCCAAAAATCGATGTCATGTCTCCTTACTATCTCGATAGTCATGACATCCCGAGCCAAAAAATTACTCACGTTAAACTTTACAGCGATAACTATGAGGAATGGAGTCGGTCTATGCGAATGTCGCTTAAATCGCGACGAAAGTTCGGTTTTTGTGACGGCTCTATCCCTAAACCTACTGATAATAATCATCTCGAGCAATGGGAAGTCTTCAATTGTACTCTTGTACAATGGATTATGCATTCAATTGACCCAACaatcaagggtagtatttctcacTTAGAAGATGACTGCcccctctgggacgatttggctGAGCGTTTTTCAACCGTAGATGACTCTAAAATTCACGGCCTCAAGTCAGATCTTCATGACTGTAGAAG ATGCTCTTGCCCGTCAATATTTTGA